The Desulfovibrio aminophilus sequence TGCTGCACACCCACTACGTGGACCGCAGCGCCGGCGTGAAGGCCGCCAAGGCCAAGGGCATCAAGCTGAAGGTCTAGTCCCCCCGCGAGAAACACCTCCGTGCGGCCTGAGGGAAGGGTTGGTCTGAACCAGAGGGCTGCATTTCTTCCGCCGGATCGCGCGCCTCACTCCGCGAGGGCGCGCTCGGCCTCCGACAGATACTCCTCGATCTCCTCCTTCTGCCAGCTCACCACGGGCGGCAGGGCTTCGCCCTTGCGCAGGTACCGGCCGAAGGCCCGGAAGCAGTCCAGGGCCTTGCGCCGATAGGCCGGGTCGCCGGTCTCCTCGTACTTGCCGCGCCAGGCCTTGCCCAGGTTGAAGGAGGCCAGGGGATAGCCGTTGATGGTCAGGGCGGTCTCGTATTCCTGGATGGCGCGGTCCAGCTCGCCCTTGCGGGCGTAGGCCACGCCGATGTCGTTGTGGGCCTCGGCCCCCTCGGGGGTGCGGTCGCAGCAGGCGATCACCTTGGAGTAGACCGCGATGGCCGCGTCCAGCTTGCCCATGGCCAGAAAGCGTTCGCCCTGCTGGATGAGCACGCGGGGACGCTCCTGGGCCCGGGCCGCCGGGGCGGCGCAGAGGAGCAGAAGCAGGGCGGCCAGGATCGCGCCGGTCATTCGCGGCATGGATTCCTCCGGGGATCGCCGCGCGGGAACCTCTTTCGGCTTGGCGCGGGCTGGTGTATATGTAATACAAATTAATATACGTTTCGTGTGAATAATACAATTGAAAAGTAACGCGGCATTACGGGTGCCGATATTTGTGATGGCGTGTGAATCCTTTTCCGCAAACAATTGTATTGACGGAATGGAAAAGAGCGGCTACGAGTCTCGTGTCACAATTTTATATTTAGTAACACGAATGCGGCGCGCCGGGCCTGGGCATGCCGCGCGGAGGTGCGGGCATGGAGGGGCGGACGGAGGAGCGGCGGCTGGGACTCATCGGCATTTCCATTGCCGACCGGCGGTCCTCGGCCTTAAAGGTCAACGAGATCCTGGGGCACTACGGCGACGTGATCGTGGCCCGCACCGGCCTGCCCTACCAGGAGCGCGGGGTGAGCGTCATCGCCGTCATCGTGGACGCCTCGACCAACGATCTGGGAGCCCTGACCGGCAAGCTCGGCATGGTCCGGGGGGTGCAGGTCAAATCGTTCCTGTTCTGAGATGCATGTCATGAAATGGTTGTCGCGCATTGCGCTGTTGTTTTTCGTGGCCTTTCCCGCCGTTCCGAGCCAGGCGCAGGACCGGGGCGCGCCGTATGCCCTGGAGGAGGTGACGGTGACGGCGCGGGCCGTGCCCACGCCGGTGAGCAAGACTCCCGGCGGGGTGGAGGTCATGGACGCCGA is a genomic window containing:
- a CDS encoding tetratricopeptide repeat protein, which translates into the protein MPRMTGAILAALLLLLCAAPAARAQERPRVLIQQGERFLAMGKLDAAIAVYSKVIACCDRTPEGAEAHNDIGVAYARKGELDRAIQEYETALTINGYPLASFNLGKAWRGKYEETGDPAYRRKALDCFRAFGRYLRKGEALPPVVSWQKEEIEEYLSEAERALAE
- a CDS encoding TM1266 family iron-only hydrogenase system putative regulator, producing MEGRTEERRLGLIGISIADRRSSALKVNEILGHYGDVIVARTGLPYQERGVSVIAVIVDASTNDLGALTGKLGMVRGVQVKSFLF